The proteins below are encoded in one region of Helianthus annuus cultivar XRQ/B chromosome 2, HanXRQr2.0-SUNRISE, whole genome shotgun sequence:
- the LOC110907924 gene encoding F-box/kelch-repeat protein At3g23880 encodes MAEVVHEDLVEQILVRSDVEDLLRFKRVCKSWHSLITSSRFVNRHLKHSYNKDRIDNQIGHRRVTYVDDDRKDQELVGSSNGLVCIASFFGFEFSVVNPLIGEVTRLKRDFMGFSLCWGFGYDESTDDYKVIVKGKHQTCVRVMSLKSNVWRVIEEVKYKFISKTGILSNGALHWIVEDENSKKLISSFDLSKEEFKEIPQPDDVRYGCSYNSHLGIVNKCLCIFRRSNCCFLDDLWMMKSYNVKGSWELLPHNHNMKHDIVHHLKGDVSWFSSTFEHHWGCECSWKNTAAPIFVQSLVPPHVNGRPVSVINIMRNSRGRSIDAPPDHGYRHYNGSSIDVPLDLISPHYNERPSPTR; translated from the coding sequence ATGGCAGAGGTTGTTCATGAAGATTTGGTTGAGCAGATACTCGTCAGATCAGATGTGGAGGATCTGCTCCGTTTCAAGAGAGTGTGTAAGTCATGGCATTCTTTAATCACAAGTTCTCGTTTTGTTAATCGTCACCTTAAGCATAGTTACAATAAAGATCGCATCGACAACCAGATTGGACATAGAAGAGTTACTTACGTAGATGATGACCGTAAGGATCAGGAGCTTGTTGGTTCTTCCAATGGCCTGGTTTGCATTGCCTCTTTTTTTGGTTTTGAATTTTCAGTAGTCAATCCCTTGATAGGAGAGGTAACACGGCTGAAGAGAGATTTTATGGGTTTTTCCTTATGTTGGGGTTTTGGTTATGATGAATCCACAGATGATTACAAGGTCATCGTAAAAGGCAAGCATCAAACATGTGTTCGGGTGATGAGTTTAAAATCAAATGTTTGGAGAGTTATTGAAGAAGTGAAGTACAAGTTTATTAGTAAGACTGGTATTCTAAGCAATGGTGCACTTCACTGGATTGTAGAAGATGAAAATAGTAAGAAACTAATTAGTTCTTTCGATTTATCCAAAGAAGAGTTTAAAGAAATACCCCAACCTGATGATGTAAGATATGGATGTAGTTATAATAGCCACCTGGGAATTGTCAATaaatgtctgtgcatatttcgtCGATCAAACTGTTGTTTTCTTGACGATTTATGGATGATGAAAAGCTACAATGTAAAAGGGTCGTGGGAATTGCTGCCGCATAATCATAATATGAAGCATGATATTGTACACCACTTGAAGGGAGATGTATCATGGTTTTCAAGTACTTTCGAACATCATTGGGGTTGTGAATGCAGTTGGAAGAATACTGCTGCACCGATATTTGTGCAGAGCCTTGTACCTCCACATGTAAATGGGAGGCCAGTTAGTGTTATTAATATCATGAGGAATTCTAGGGGGCGTTCTATTGATGCTCCGCCAGACCATGGATATCGCCATTATAATGGGAGTTCTATTGATGTTCCACTGGACCTTATATCTCCCCATTACAATGAGAGGCCGAGCCCGACAAGGTGA